GTGGCAGTAACTCGAGTTTAAAACGTTAGAACATTGGTGGAGTAAATTACCGCAGTAAAATCCTCTCAACAGGGACAGACTGTGAATgagagaacaaaaaacacaaaggaccATAAAACGGGCCCCAGTTAAACCCACCACCTCCGCATTCGGGGGTTGTGGTGAGATACAGTAGACACATGATTCCGTATTTTCTACACTGTGACCACTGATGCACAACATTAGAAATCAGCAGCAGATTACGCTAACAGCGCTCATGACTTTTACAAATGTGTCTGGTAATTGCAGGCTGTCTTGTTAAATTTAACGATGCAACACCTTGTTAAACATGACAAATAGCCACATTTCTGGTGGTGGGGCAGCGGGCTGCAGGAGGGGAGCGGCGGCAGAGGTCAATAATGATCCGGTTTTACTAAGACGACACATTAACTGAGTGTGACGGCAAATAACAAACTTTTCAAGTGGAAAAAGGATGCGACAGCAAGGACAAATCAAAATtgacaatttatttttctctctccataGGGATCAAGTCATcatgacaaacatttacatgGATTTATAACAGGGACAACACTGGGTTAAGGGATTTGAAATCTCCTTGGTACaagagaacagatttccacCTGCACGTCTCTGCGTTTCACCAACAAAATCCAGAGGCACTCTAATACGACGCAATACAGCAATGTCTCCACTAACAGTCAGGAAAATAATACTAACACTGGACAGAGTGACTGGAACAAAGGAACCATCTGCTCAAAACACCATGTACTGTTGATGCATGTGCTTCTCACACATATGGAGGACCAAACACGGCACAGGGAGGAGtacaaaactataaaaactCAATGAAATGTCGggttaaactgaaaaaaaagaaacgagttaaaatctttttcttccttctgcacGTCAGGGAGCTGCTGATGCTTCTCCAGCTTTAAGAGATGATGAGTCATCGAATGACATCTTCATTGGCAAAAAACCACACAGGAACAAGCGCAGCTCTTGTTATTGGATTATTCAGGATTAGTTATAATCTCATATCCTGACTTTCTGCTGCGTTCAAGTGCAATAATCAGTCCTAACTCTGGCATCACTGTAACTATATGGCTTACAAGGTAAACAGGTCCATAAAAACTAGAAAGGTACATAGACATCTTTCATTCATCAAAACTATGGTACAACAATATATTGGCAAAAAAACTAAGTAGCTAAGTAACTTTATGTAAACAATGGAATACCACTGAATGTACAGCTTATCCTAACGTTGTATATACAGATCAAGTTCTTCTACGAGCTAGTTCCCATATACAGAGAATTACATGTCAAAGAAAACACTGGGTGATGACGCAGACCGCACGTCAGGCAATTTCAACCCATCCCATCTACTTGCAAAGAACTGGATTCAAAGAGAGGAAACCCAACGAACAGCGTTTGAATCTACAGACTTGAATTATCCAataccttcctcctcctgttacACGTTCAAAGAATTCTACATAAGGCAAGGATAGTCAAGGAAGGTGGAGGCATCACATTCTTTGCAAGGGATTACTGATATAACAGATGGGATACAGGCTGATGGTTCTTTGGGGTAAATGCACTTTTTGAAAAGTTTCACTTGTTTTGTCAcgtgtaacaaaaaaaaaacctcacatCTGAGTGCAACAGAAGGGGACAAATCTAGTTCTGTCGGGAAAATGTGCAAAATCTGCTCTAAAGCAAAGTGACAGTGTTGCAAACGTACAAGGTACTGGGAGATGTACGGGTCGCCACTGGAAACACCGGTGCAGACCCTGACCTCcgacatactgtatatacaaggCACTAAGGATGAGATTCAAGGGCCACACGTCCAGTCTGATAACAGCCGCCTCAGTCCGGTCGGAATATAGGATATTTGGGTAAGAATTCTATAAGAATCACctacagagggaaaaaaggaaagatgtCAAAATACAACATTGTTAACTACAGCAGActattaatcaattaatcaatttacaGAATATTGACTGATAATCTGGTTTTAATCACACAGACTAAAGCTGCTTGCTTTCGGACATgcaccacacatgcacatgttccTGAGATCTTCTGAAAggactgtatgtgagaacgtaaATGTCAGAGTCTGTTGCTCCGGACTTTTTACGGAACTTTGACTTCCAGTCCCCAAGTAAAATGTCCAATGCGCCCATGTGAGactgcagcaggaacatgtgcAGAAAATTCACTATGAGCACAAAGATgttttgatgacatttctaacaagccacggacacacacacaaaaaacacaagatgtaGAAAACACAAcgaagattattttatttttatgtaaaaaaataacaattatcCACAAATGAATCAGTAATGAAATAATCACCAGGTGAAGCCCTAAACTGTCAAGTTTTGTAATAATGCAGTAATTTATATCCGATTGTTTTGACAGTGTACTTACATATTCCATCATGTTACtgctttcacattttcttttactgagTTTCCAGTGCAGACCCAGCTGACGAGAGAAGACACAGGCACAATGAATGaacatctcaaacacacacacacaatcacacacaaacacacacacacacacactcaaaggaAAATCTGTCTGAAATCTCCCCTTCAGTGTCGGGGGAATTTAGGAGCAGGGGCTGTCTGGTCTCACCGGGGTCAAACGGTGGCCAGACACCCTGAAGAGTTTCCTTTATGCCTGTGCACAGCTACTAGCTGTAATTTGTTGCTGcgagacaaaacaaaattaacACCGCATTTTAGAGTTGACCTCACCGTCCCTCTCAGACCTCGAGCACCAAATCTAAGGCAAACAGCTTTGAGGCTCTCAAGAGTTTTCAAAGACAGACTAATGGTGATTATCCATCATGATGATACTCCAGCGCACACTGACAGACAATTAAGCACTTTCTCACAGGTGCTTATGTGTAATTTGTCGTCTCTCTTACCTTGTGATATAATCGGTTATTTTCCCACTCTAACAGCTTCTGAATCGACCGTCGTGTCTGTTGGAAGAGAGAAAACCTTAACACAAGCAGGATACTTTACGCGTTCACTTTTGCACTTTTGCACTAAACAGCAACGGTGTAAGGATTTATGGACTGAAGTCACATTTTACCACCTTGTAATGTCCACTTTGTTGCCAGTAATTCGGTGTGGTGGGTAACGCCACCTTTAAATGACACACCCTTGAGCTGGGCTGGAGCTGTGTGGCGCAATGCATCATTTCTACACAGAGCCACTAATTGAACACGGGTTGTTATTACCCTCTACACTTAGACCAATGTGGCTGAATTGCTACAACAGCCCCTGAGTAATCACTGCTGATGTAAGGGAGAGTTAAAATGTCCGCGTCTCGTCACGGGCGGTGTGGGACTCACTCTCTTGTTGAGGCAGATGACGGGCCATAGACTGCAGCCCACTGTACAGCAACAGCACAGGCAGCCGCACAGAAGCCACTTCACATTCACGGGCAAGTTCTTCTTCAGACAAGCGTTCACCCTGCTGATACTGGTTTTAAATTCCTCTGGCGCTAcctaagaaagaaaaagagaaactatGTAATAAACAGTTCCTTTTTAATCAGAGAATTGAGGCATGAAGCAAACATCTTAGAAGGACAGAGGGTAAGataagtgttgttgttgttgttattggagATGACATGAAAGATTCCTACTTTCTCAAAAGAAAACCTGAGCGCAGAGATCAAAGGGCTTGAGAAGAGCAACAGGTAGATATTTGCAGATGTTGTccagagatgagatgagatctCTGAATGCAATGGCTCTGACTCGCTAACCGAGCTCTAGTCTGTTCAAGGCAAGGAGGGATTCAAAGGAGAGATAAGCTCAGTGCCTGTGGCAGCGACGGTCAAACAACTTGAATGGATGCTCATTCCACGCTGAGTCTGTACGCCATAAAACAGGGGTCGTAATCTTTTATGACAGGATGCAAAGGTCTCTTTGCAAACAGCCCAAGACCTCGGAATAAAGCCCAGCAGGGCCTGA
The Hippoglossus stenolepis isolate QCI-W04-F060 chromosome 7, HSTE1.2, whole genome shotgun sequence genome window above contains:
- the chic1 gene encoding cysteine-rich hydrophobic domain-containing protein 1 encodes the protein MADFDTIYELEDEEDERVASEELLPRYCPEPVVMRGAGHITVFGLSNRFDTEFPSVLTGKVAPEEFKTSISRVNACLKKNLPVNVKWLLCGCLCCCCTVGCSLWPVICLNKRTRRSIQKLLEWENNRLYHKLGLHWKLSKRKCESSNMMEYVILIEFLPKYPIFRPD